The Spirosoma sp. SC4-14 DNA window AGGGTTAGAACAGGCTGCTCATTGCTAACGACCGATGCGCCGATAACACCACCCGCCGGGCCACTCAGCAGGCTATCTTTCGGCTGAAATAAATCGGTCCGTACCAGACCACCCGAACTGGTCATGATCCGTACGGATTGCCCCAAACCGAGCTGCTCCTGAACATTGGTCAGATACGATCGCATTACGGGGGTCAGGTAAGCATCGACAACGGCGGTTTGCGTTCGTGGGATGTATTGTGGAGCCGTCGAAACGTTGGTCGACAGTGTGATAAACGGAAATCCCGCGGCTGAAATAGCATCGAGTAATTGCCGTTCGTGAACCGGATTGCGGTATGCATTCAGCAGCGAAATGGCGACTGAATCGGGGTTGATTTGGTGCAATTGCTGGATTAGTGCCGAAATGGATGGTTCGGATAGCGGAACCAAAACCTGACCATCGGCCGCAATCCGTTCGTTGACTTCCAATACCGAGTCGTACAATACTTCGGCAGGAGGAATCGCCAGTTCAAATAGATTCGGTCGTTGTTGGGTCCCAATTTTCAGTACATCCTTAAATCCCTGGGTTACCAGCAGGGCCACGCGGCCGCCTTTGCGTTCGAGCAGCGCATTTGTGCCTTTGGTAGTTCCCAATCGCATTTCCAGGGCTGGAAAAGGGCGATGAATGGGTGTTTGCGTGAGCAGGCGGGTGGCTAGTATGGGGGCTTCTTCGCCCGTAAATAATTCAACTGTCGCTAAGTTAGCTGATGCTGCTAAGGGACGGTTCAGGTGCAGCGTGCCATCGACAGATAGGGAGACAACTTCGTATAGCTCACCGGTTTCAATGACGCGCAGTTGATAGCCGTCGAAAAGAGGTGCGGTTAACCAGGGTGCAACCAGTTTGCCATCTTTTAACTGGCCGCGCAGCCGACTACTGCTTAGTACTTTGGTGCGATGAATGATGCCGTTGGTATCCTGAGCAATGCCGTCGGTAAACGTGCCGCCCGTATCAATCCAGATTTGCCACATGGGTTAATGAATCAGCGTAATTCCTGCCCGACGATAAGCGTCTACAACCGCCGGGTTGGCCGTGTTGTCGGTGATCAGTACATCGAACAGGCTTAATGGTGCAAAATAGAGGTATTTGTTGGTTTCTAATTTCGACGAGTCGCAGAGAAGATAAACTTTTTGCGATTGCCGGGCCATTGCGGTGGCCGTACTGGCTTCCTTTTCGCCATTGGCACTCAAGCCGTGGGCCAGCGAAATTCCGTCGACGCCAATAAACGCCCGGTTGGCTCGATAGCGGGCCATGTGCTCTTCGGCCATTAGGCCGTGAATAGCCTGCCGTTCTTTATCGAGTTCGCCACCAATCAGATTGACCGACACTGCCGATGACATCAGTTCGGCTACAACAGGTAGTGAATTTGTAATAACGGTAATCCGTTTGTTGCGGATAAACTGACACAGTCGAAAAACTGTACTGCCACAATCCATGAAAATGGCATCGCCTTCCTGAATTTCCTGAGCCGCCAGTTGGCAGATGTAATCTTTTTGTTCGGCATTGACGGCTGTTTTGTTGGCAAAGGTATGTTTGTCGGTTGCCAGACTTACTTTCATTGCCCCTCCACGTGTGCGATAAATCAACCCTGCTGTGGCTAGTTGCACCAAATCGCGCCGAACGGTCATCTCAGACGTTTGTAGCAGCTCGGCCAATTCGCTGACATCCACAGAACCACGTTCGTCGACCGTTTGGATAATTAATTGCTTTCGCTGTTGGAAATTCATACTCAATTGTATTGTTTTGTTCAAAAATAAACAATTTTAAACATTTTTGAACATTATGCTTGCTGAACGAGTGCAAATAACCGAGGAAAAGCTGCTTTCCGACAACTGGTATATCCTGAAACGGTACACATTCAATTACCTCGGTAAAAATGGACAATGGACAACGCAGCAGCGGGAAGCCTACGACCGGGGTAACGGTGCTACAATTTTGCTGCATAATCCGCAAACCAATACCGTGATTCTGACGCGCCAGTTTCGGTTGCCAACGTTTGTGAATGGCAACTGCGACGGTAGCCCATCTTCCGGTATGCTGATCGAAGCCTGTGCCGGATTGCTCGACAACGAACACCCGGATGATGCGATCCGACGCGAAACCGAAGAAGAAACCGGCTACCGCATCAATTCGGTACAGAAAGTAATGGAAGCGTATATGAGTCCGGGGTCGGTTACCGAAAAGTTGTTTTTCTACATTGCGCAGTACTCGGCCGAAACGGAGCGGAACACAGGTGGTGGTATCGACGAAGAGGAAATCGACATTCTGGAACTGCCTTTTCAGGAAGCCCTGGCCATGATGGAGCGCGGAGAAATTATGGACGGCAAGACCATTATGCTATTGCAGTATTTACGGCTTGAGCAGCTAAGACAGAACTAACAATAAATTAGTAGTTAATAACTATTTAATATGAATATTTGTGAATTTATTTACTTTCGTGCATTCACACAAACCAACGGAAGTAGTTATGAAAAATGCACAGATACTCGTCTTACTGATTTTTTGCTCGTTTTCTATTGCCAACGCGCAAACAGAAAAAGGTCGCTGGACGGTTGGGGCTCAGGTTGGTACCTTAACATTTCAGAGCAAGAGTAATTTCAAATCATTTGCGGCCAGTCTGCGACCATCGGCCGGTTATTTCGTTACGAATGGATTGATACTTGGGATGGGAATACCGATAACCATCAACAATCAGAAGTCCGATTTTGATAATTACCGTTATAACCATTTTTCAACGAAAGCAATTGGACTGGCTCCTTTTGTTCGTTACTTCTTAGGGCGTTCGCAATGGAAACCGTATGTGGGCCTGTCGTATAGTTATCAGAAAATTTCCGGTACGATTAAGAACGATGACACAATTGGTCTCTATGAAGGAACGACAAAGGGCCATACAACTGCTTTGGTACCTTCTTTAGGAATTGCCTGTTTTGTGAATCGCAGTCTGGCTCTCACGCTGGAAGCCGATTATAACATAAACCATCAGAAGCAACATACGGATTATACGGCTCTTTTTGGCTCAAGTGATTCAGATATAGATACACGTTCGCTGTCGCTTGCCATTGGTTTTCAGTTGTTTTTGGGCAAGTAAGCGTTAGCGTTTCGGGAAGCTGACGTGTTCGTAGATTTCGGCAAGAGGGAGCGAAACGCCATTGTAGACGATGAATTTCCGGGGGAGTGGTCTTAGGGCATATTTTAAAGCGCCTGTTAGGGTTGCTGCTAGTTGATTATGCCGAGCTTTCCCACCAGCCATACCAACGATCTTTCCGTTATAGAACTCATGTTTATAAAGCGAGCGTGCTTCCCGCGTCAGATATTTGTTGAGCGTATATTTTTTTCGGTTACTGTAGTCATGGCTTGGACAGGCTTTGTCAAGAATAACCAAAAAGTTTTAATGGTAGATTTGGTGATGCCCAAACAGAAGGGTGGCCCGGTTATATCGTAAATCGAATAACCGGGCTACCCTTCTGTTTGCTATGTTAATCCTATTTTCCAGCCGAAATCATGTTGGCGAACAGGCGATAAGCGCCCGGTACACCAGCCGGTAGTTCGCGGAAGAAAACCAGTCCTGTGTACATGAAATGGCCTTTGCCGTATTTAGCATAAATCAGGCTTCCTTCTTTAGGCGCTTCGTTCTGGTCGTGCGATGAGAAAATTGGCTCATAGGCTTTGTCCCAGTCGCGGGCGAAGTAAATACCCCGCTCCTGAATCCAGCCATCGAAATCGGCCTGAGTGATCTTATTCGGGTAGTTGAGCAATGGGTGTTGCGGATTGATGAACGTCATGGGCGCATCTTCTTCGGTAACGCGCTCGTTAACAACCTTAAACGGGTACGGTCCCAGGCTGTTGACCTTCAGCCCATTCTGGATAAAGCTGGAGCCGCCTGGTGTTACGTACTGTACAATCAGATTGCCACCATTTTTGACGTATTCCATCAGATTCGACTGGTAGTTGGCCAGGTAGCCGTTGATGTTATAGGCCCGTACGCCCACAACGATGGCATCATAGGCCGACAGGTTCCGGCTTAATTCGGCTGGGCCCAGCATGGTAACCTTACAACCCATTTGTTGCAAAGCAGCCGGAACTTCGTCGCCAGCCCCAACGATGTAGCCAATATTTTTAGCTGTAACCTTAACGTCGAGTTTTACTAGTTTGGCTTCGGCAGGAGGGAAGAGCGTTTGAGTCGGAATGTGCTTGTAGGCAATGATCCGTAAGCCCGTCGTAAATGTGCCCGCAGGGGTGCTCATGACAGCCTGCAATTTCCCATTCTGTGCTTTTTCGGTGGGGGTTATGGTAAACGTAACCCGCTGTTCACTGCCTTTTCCGGCCAGCGAGAACGGCACCGATGCCGGTTCGATACGCCAGCCAGCAGGCGCTTCTATTTTTACCGTGCCCGATACATTCGGGCGACCCGCTTTCAGAACAAGCTCGGCCGTTTTAGGAGCTACCCCGGCAAAAACATACACCCGCTCTGTCAGATTGGCCGTCACATCGGGTTGGATAATAAACGGACGATAGACCTCCCCATCGACCGGATCGGTTGATTTATAAACCACCGGACGGCTGAACGTAAACCGTTGGCCGTTGATCTCAAATGTATAGCTGGCCGTTAGGGCGGGCGGATTTTCGGGAAGGCCAATCAACTGCTGATCATCAACCTGGAATACACCTTTGACAATTGGCTTTTCGAGCCAGTAAGGCTGCGAAATCTTGTGCGTTTTCGGTATTGTTACCTGGGCCGATACAACCACAACGTCGTTAGCTTTTAAGGGCAAATTCAACGTTGTGTCATAGCCAGTTGAATAGCGAACGTCCAGGAGTTTGATAGGCGTATCGGCCCGGTTAACGATGTTGGACAGTAGCTTGATCGATTCGCCCGGAGTGGCGGCATAGTCGGTGGGGTTGGTTTCGAACCACAATCCCAGGCATTCCTGAATCAGCGTTTCTACTTCCTGGCGTTTAGTTTTTACGTAGAGATTGGTCGTGTCGAGTTTGCTGATGCTTTCATATAGCTGAGTCAGTGCCGGTATGGAGGCATTGGGCTGATCGGGTTTGAAGTTGGCAATAAGCTGATTCACCTGTGCCTGTACGGCATTGCTCCCCGGCACACGCTTCCAACTGGTATCGATGCCATCCAGCGGATCTTTTTCGACCGGATCGCCCCCTTTCAGTAACAGATAATCAATCTTTTCGCCCCGGTTTGCCGGTACACCAAACCCCTGGCTTTTGTGCTGGCTCCGACTTTCGGCCGCAATTTCACCATACGACTTGCCTAGCAGCGGATTATACAGCCCCGTTTCGATACCAATCAGGTTACCTGCTTCATCGGGTTTTTTGTTGCTCATGAACGCTCCCGGAATAAACACATTCCACAGAATGCGTTTGGCTTGCCAAGGTTTTACGTACTTGAGCTGCTCCGGGAATTTGGTTGGGTCGTTCGAAATTTTGAACGCTTCTTCGGCCAGAAAACCCGATGCGCTGTGGTGGCCGTGACCCGCGCGGGAATCGGGCGGGAAGCGCGTAATAATGACATCGGGCTGGTATTTCCGAATGCGCCAGACCACATCGGCCAGTACTTTTTCCTGGCCCCAGGTACGGACAGCCTCGTCGGTCGATTTGGAGAAACCAAAATCATAGGCCCGGCTAAAAAACTGGTCGGGACCATCGATACGCCGGGCGGCCAGCAATTCCTGCGTGCGAATGATACCAATGTTTTCGCCTTGTTCGGGGCCAATCAAATTCTGGCCCCCATCGCCCCGTGTTAGCGAAAGATAGCCGGTGCGCACCAGCCGGTCTTTGGCCAGATAGGCAAGCATCAATGTATTTTCGTCGTCGGGGTGAGCCGCCACGTAGAGGACACTGCCCAGTACATTGAGTTTTTTCAGGTTCAATAGAATGTCGCCCGGTGGTGCCGGTTTTATAGGGCCATAAGGAACCTGGGCGAAGGAAACAGATGCGAGTGAAAATGCCAGCACACAAGCTGACAGATAGTTGCGGAGTGACACAGGCAGGAAACGGATTATTAACGTATCTGACAAATTTACGATTTCGTACTCTGTTTTGGTTCCGATTGGCAAAAAGAAAAGGCTACTCCAACGGAGATAGCCCTTTAACACATTACCTAACAACTAAGGAGGTTACTGATAGATCGGTAATTTCTGGAACTGATCGGCAATCGGTTTTGGAACATTTGGATTCGTATTGACTTCACTTTGCGGATAGATGAATCGCTCGGGTTTTTGAGAGCCCGTATACAATGGAATTGGTAACTGAACCAGAGGGGTCGCTTTTTCCAGCCTGCGCACATCATTGAAGGCTTCGTATTGCATCAGCAAAACAGTATACCGTTGGGTGATGATCTCATAGAGCAGGGCCGTTTGCACCGATGCATAGTTGTTCGAATTGGCCAGGCCCGATGGCCCAAAATCGTCCAGCACGTAGGCATCATATTTTCGTCCGGTTGCCGAGATCGTTTTACCGTTGATATACCCACTGGCTAGCCCACTACGCACCTGATTGAGGGCCGCCAGCGCTATGGTATTATCGCCCAGTCGGGCCTGTGATTCGGCAATGATGAGCTGGTTTTCGTAGTAGGTCAAGAGCGGATGGGGCGCGTCGGTTGTAAAGGCTCCATCGACTACATTCGGATCTAAGCTACCCGTGGCAGTAATACCTACTTTGATATAGTGGTTATACAGCGCTGTTTCATTGGTTTTCGTATTTGCCGAATTGGACCGCAATTGCAGCAATTTGGGCAGATAAGCGCCATCGAAACCCGTATCGCCAGGGCGGTTGAGTTTAAAAAATACATAGTTCAGATTGGCGTCGATTCCCTGACTGCCGCCGTGGGGAATGAGGGCATCGTCGGCTGTGCTGCTGATACCGGCTGTTGCACTTGCCAGGGCGTTCGTATAATCGCCCATGTGCAGATAAAGCCGCGCTTTGAGCGTATTGGCCGCTTTTATCCATTTCGAAACATTGCCTTTATAGATAAAATCCTGTGCGCTGAACGACAGACCTGCTGGTGCCGACAAATTTTCAATCGCACTGCTCAGTGTTGCCAGCAATGCTTTATACACATCAGCCTGTTTATCGAAAACCGGTGTTGGGTATTTAACATCGTCGAAAGCCTGGCTATAGGGAACATCGCCGTAGAAATCAGTTGCTTTGGCAATGAGCAGTGCCTCCAGCACCTGTCCAACACCTTTTGTCCATTTATCGCCAGCGGCATCGGCTTTAATCTGTATCAAGCGAGCCTGACTGGCAACGGGATAGAGTGGGTCCCAGGAGAAATTGCCTGCCGAAACAATATAATCGGCATAGCCCTGGTGCTGGCGGCTAAGTCCGTTTAACTGACCCGCCCAAATGGCGGCAATTCGGACGTCGGTATCTTCGTGGAGTTCGGCAACACCTACTAAAGTTCCCGACAATAGCGTAGCCACATCGACATCGGTAACGGCATTTGGGTTGCTCTGAATATTCGGCTCATCGAACAAATTCTTGCAGCCGCTTAGCAGGGTAATGGCCAGCAGCGAAACGGCAATTTTATTGGAAAATAGTTTTTTCATGAGTCAGAATGTTTTTCGGTTTTCGATCTTCGGTCAATGGTAAGCTCATGCCGTTTTGTTCGGGCATGGAGCCCCCGTAAACCGAAAGCTGTAAACGGGATTAGTAAGTGATTTTCAGAGAGAACAGAATTGATTTCGTGTTCGGATTGGTAAACCAGTCCTGTCCGCGAGAAAGCCCGGCACCCGTAATGTTCACTTCGGGGTCGGTGCCTGTATAGTTGGTCCACAGAACGAGGTTCCGACCTGTGAGGCTGAAATCGACATTCGACAGATGGGTTAGTCGACGGAATTTTTCGCTGCGCAGGCTATACGACAGCGTGATTTCGCGCAAACGGGAAACGCTGCCATCTTCAATGAACTGCTTGTATGAGGCTGAGTTGAACGATGTTCCACGACCCTGATACCAGGCCTGGTTAAGTGCCACCGGTCCTGCACCGAAGTCTTTTATCTGTCCCTGAAACTTTGTGCCTTCTGGTAGTAAATTGCCATTTACGTCCTTTAGACCGCCCGCTGGTGCAACAGCCGTGCCACCCTGGTCGGCATGAACACCGAATGTGTAGAGCGCTCCCCGTGTTCCGTTATAAAAGTCGTTACCCGCTACACGGTCGAATAGCACATAAAGTGAAAGACCTTTATAGGAGAATGTGCTTCCCAGGCCACCTCGCCACTTTGGGTTGGGGTTACCGATAATTTCGTTGCTGGTACCACCCTGCGGAAAACCGTTGGCATCCAGAATATATTTGCCCGATTCATTTTTGAGGAAGTCTGTCGAGTAGAAGACACCGAAGGGTTGTCCGGCAATCAACGACGCGTTTTCCTGATAGCTGTCCGACAGTGTTTGCGATTCGGCACCGGCCAGCGAAACCACTTTATTGCGGTTCATGGAGAAATTGGCCGACAGATTCCATT harbors:
- a CDS encoding DeoR/GlpR family DNA-binding transcription regulator, which encodes MNFQQRKQLIIQTVDERGSVDVSELAELLQTSEMTVRRDLVQLATAGLIYRTRGGAMKVSLATDKHTFANKTAVNAEQKDYICQLAAQEIQEGDAIFMDCGSTVFRLCQFIRNKRITVITNSLPVVAELMSSAVSVNLIGGELDKERQAIHGLMAEEHMARYRANRAFIGVDGISLAHGLSANGEKEASTATAMARQSQKVYLLCDSSKLETNKYLYFAPLSLFDVLITDNTANPAVVDAYRRAGITLIH
- a CDS encoding NUDIX domain-containing protein, with protein sequence MLAERVQITEEKLLSDNWYILKRYTFNYLGKNGQWTTQQREAYDRGNGATILLHNPQTNTVILTRQFRLPTFVNGNCDGSPSSGMLIEACAGLLDNEHPDDAIRRETEEETGYRINSVQKVMEAYMSPGSVTEKLFFYIAQYSAETERNTGGGIDEEEIDILELPFQEALAMMERGEIMDGKTIMLLQYLRLEQLRQN
- a CDS encoding outer membrane beta-barrel protein, which encodes MKNAQILVLLIFCSFSIANAQTEKGRWTVGAQVGTLTFQSKSNFKSFAASLRPSAGYFVTNGLILGMGIPITINNQKSDFDNYRYNHFSTKAIGLAPFVRYFLGRSQWKPYVGLSYSYQKISGTIKNDDTIGLYEGTTKGHTTALVPSLGIACFVNRSLALTLEADYNINHQKQHTDYTALFGSSDSDIDTRSLSLAIGFQLFLGK
- a CDS encoding PIG-L family deacetylase encodes the protein MSLRNYLSACVLAFSLASVSFAQVPYGPIKPAPPGDILLNLKKLNVLGSVLYVAAHPDDENTLMLAYLAKDRLVRTGYLSLTRGDGGQNLIGPEQGENIGIIRTQELLAARRIDGPDQFFSRAYDFGFSKSTDEAVRTWGQEKVLADVVWRIRKYQPDVIITRFPPDSRAGHGHHSASGFLAEEAFKISNDPTKFPEQLKYVKPWQAKRILWNVFIPGAFMSNKKPDEAGNLIGIETGLYNPLLGKSYGEIAAESRSQHKSQGFGVPANRGEKIDYLLLKGGDPVEKDPLDGIDTSWKRVPGSNAVQAQVNQLIANFKPDQPNASIPALTQLYESISKLDTTNLYVKTKRQEVETLIQECLGLWFETNPTDYAATPGESIKLLSNIVNRADTPIKLLDVRYSTGYDTTLNLPLKANDVVVVSAQVTIPKTHKISQPYWLEKPIVKGVFQVDDQQLIGLPENPPALTASYTFEINGQRFTFSRPVVYKSTDPVDGEVYRPFIIQPDVTANLTERVYVFAGVAPKTAELVLKAGRPNVSGTVKIEAPAGWRIEPASVPFSLAGKGSEQRVTFTITPTEKAQNGKLQAVMSTPAGTFTTGLRIIAYKHIPTQTLFPPAEAKLVKLDVKVTAKNIGYIVGAGDEVPAALQQMGCKVTMLGPAELSRNLSAYDAIVVGVRAYNINGYLANYQSNLMEYVKNGGNLIVQYVTPGGSSFIQNGLKVNSLGPYPFKVVNERVTEEDAPMTFINPQHPLLNYPNKITQADFDGWIQERGIYFARDWDKAYEPIFSSHDQNEAPKEGSLIYAKYGKGHFMYTGLVFFRELPAGVPGAYRLFANMISAGK
- a CDS encoding SusD/RagB family nutrient-binding outer membrane lipoprotein — translated: MKKLFSNKIAVSLLAITLLSGCKNLFDEPNIQSNPNAVTDVDVATLLSGTLVGVAELHEDTDVRIAAIWAGQLNGLSRQHQGYADYIVSAGNFSWDPLYPVASQARLIQIKADAAGDKWTKGVGQVLEALLIAKATDFYGDVPYSQAFDDVKYPTPVFDKQADVYKALLATLSSAIENLSAPAGLSFSAQDFIYKGNVSKWIKAANTLKARLYLHMGDYTNALASATAGISSTADDALIPHGGSQGIDANLNYVFFKLNRPGDTGFDGAYLPKLLQLRSNSANTKTNETALYNHYIKVGITATGSLDPNVVDGAFTTDAPHPLLTYYENQLIIAESQARLGDNTIALAALNQVRSGLASGYINGKTISATGRKYDAYVLDDFGPSGLANSNNYASVQTALLYEIITQRYTVLLMQYEAFNDVRRLEKATPLVQLPIPLYTGSQKPERFIYPQSEVNTNPNVPKPIADQFQKLPIYQ